The following proteins are encoded in a genomic region of Glycine max cultivar Williams 82 chromosome 18, Glycine_max_v4.0, whole genome shotgun sequence:
- the LOC100779700 gene encoding cation/H(+) antiporter 15 has protein sequence MAAVSEIGNKTLVCQNPHSFGHFDVWHRGNPLESPTCLLFLQVSMMTIVTQIMDACLKPLGQSSLVSQILGGVLFGPSMLGNKNILGQTLFPVKGAVVLETVASFGLMFFFFIWCVKMDVATLMKTEKLAITVGISVFAFTLVIPTGLAILLRKYATMDSSLAQALPFMALSQTLTVFISIAVLLKDLKVLNTDMGRLTMSAAMFADIAGFTLTVIIFAVLQNQSGSFLTLAGLLLSVVALFLAVIFVMRPAILWTVKYSGGGSVNESCVVCIFLLVLLSAFISELIGQHFIMGPIILGLAVPEGPPIGTALLSKLETICMGFLYPIYLAVNGLQTDIFKIDLQSLWIVGLILMVAFVVKICAVMLPGYFYNLPMKQCCVIGLLLNGRGIAELTMYNMWIGSKLISEQEFALMVASIVVVNAILAPIVKYTYDPSEQYQTGRRCTIQHTGRDMELRVMVCIHNNENLPTILNLLEASYASRESKIGVTALVLVELQGRARPILVDNQNQLHDELRSMSCNASHIENALRQYGQQNEGYVSVQSFTSISTFETMYDDICRISLESGSNILILPFHKRWEIDGTVEISHRTIQTMNINVLQRAPCSVGILVDRSILNPSPSLLMARAAFYVVVFFIGGQDDMETLAYATRMARHECVYVTVVRFLLFGEENSKDRKRDSDLIDEYRYYNARNRRFEILEELVKDGIEMSTCIRRLIDYFDLVMVGREHPESVIFQGHDEWSECQELGIIGDMLASPDFVTKASLLVVQQQRIRGRLVTHNVNATPVPNQRDQLLHDVPIHETFSPSCTISVDKYDKM, from the exons ATGGCCGCTGTATCTGAAATTGGAAACAAGACATTGGTATGCCAAAATCCCCACAGTTTTGGTCACTTTGATGTCTGGCACCGAGGCAACCCATTAGAATCCCCCACTTGTCTTCTCTTTCTGCAGGTCTCTATGATGACCATAGTCACACAGATAATGGACGCATGTCTCAAGCCACTAGGTCAATCCTCCCTTGTATCCCAGATTCTT GGTGGAGTGCTGTTTGGCCCCTCAATGTTGGGGAACAAAAACATTCTGGGGCAAACCTTATTTCCTGTGAAGGGTGCTGTAGTGCTTGAAACAGTTGCATCGTTTGGCCTtatgttcttcttcttcatatGGTGTGTTAAAATGGATGTTGCCACATTGATGAAGACTGAAAAGCTGGCCATCACTGTTGGTATTTCTGTGTTCGCATTTACATTGGTAATCCCTACTGGACTAGCAATTCTGTTGAGGAAATATGCTACAATGGACAGCAGCCTTGCACAGGCACTGCCCTTTATGGCTCTCTCACAAACCTTAACTGTATTCATTAGCATAGCAGTGCTCTTGAAAGATCTCAAAGTCCTTAACACTGATATGGGACGTTTAACCATGTCAGCAGCAATGTTTGCTGATATAGCTGGCTTTACCTTGACAGTGATCATTTTTGCTGTACTGCAGAATCAGAGTGGTAGCTTTCTGACACTAGCAGGCCTCCTTCTGTCCGTAGTTGCACTCTTTCTTGCTGTTATATTTGTGATGAGGCCAGCAATACTTTGGACGGTAAAGTACTCAGGTGGCGGTTCGGTTAATGAAAGCTGCGTTGTTTGCATCTTTCTCTTAGTTCTCTTATCTGCATTTATCAGTGAGTTAATTGGACAGCATTTTATTATGGGACCAATAATTTTAGGCCTGGCTGTTCCAGAAGGGCCACCCATAGGAACAGCTTTGTTGAGTAAATTGGAGACAATCTGTATGGGATTTCTTTATCCAATCTACCTCGCTGTTAATGGATTGCAAACTGATATCTTCAAAATTGACTTGCAATCTCTGTGGATTGTGGGTCTCATACTGATGGTGGCTTTCGTTGTAAAGATTTGTGCTGTCATGTTGCCAGGATACTTTTACAATCTACCCATGAAACAATGTTGTGTCATTGGCCTCCTTCTAAATGGAAGGGGTATAGCCGAGCTTACCATGTACAATATGTGGATTGGAAGCAAG TTAATATCGGAACAAGAGTTCGCTTTGATGGTGGCCTCCATTGTAGTAGTAAACGCTATCCTAGCACCAATCGTAAAATACACATATGATCCTTCAGAACAATATCAGACCGGAAGAAGATGCACAATTCAGCATACTGGGCGAGATATGGAGCTCCGAGTCATGGTGTGCATTCACAACAATGAAAACCTCCCAACAATCCTGAACCTCTTAGAAGCATCCTATGCAAGCAGAGAGAGCAAGATTGGGGTCACAGCATTAGTCCTAGTGGAGCTTCAAGGAAGAGCCAGGCCTATTCTTGTTGATAACCAAAACCAACTCCATGATGAGCTGCGCTCAATGTCTTGCAACGCAAGTCACATTGAGAATGCATTGAGGCAATATGGACAACAGAACGAAGGATATGTATCTGTTCAATCTTTCACTTCAATCTCCACCTTTGAAACCATGTATGATGATATTTGTAGAATTTCATTAGAGAGTGGATCCAACATTTTGATCTTGCCATTCCACAAGAGGTGGGAAATTGATGGCACCGTTGAGATTTCTCATAGGACCATCCAAACCATGAACATTAATGTCCTCCAAAGGGCCCCATGTTCGGTGGGAATTCTAGTTGATAGGAGCATCTTGAATCCTTCTCCTTCACTCTTGATGGCTAGAGCAGCATTCTATGTCGTGGTGTTCTTCATTGGCGGTCAAGATGACATGGAGACATTAGCCTATGCCActagaatggctaggcatgaATGTGTGTATGTAACCGTGGTAAGGTTCCTTCTATTTGGAGAGGAGAATTCTAAAGATAGAAAACGTGACAGCGATCTTATAGATGAGTATAGATACTATAATGCCAGAAATCGTAGGTTTGAGATTCTGGAAGAATTGGTGAAAGATGGGATAGAGATGTCAACATGTATAAGAAGATTGATAGATTATTTTGATCTAGTGATGGTGGGAAGGGAGCATCCAGAGAGTGTTATTTTTCAGGGACATGATGAATGGAGTGAGTGTCAAGAGCTAGGGATCATTGGAGACATGCTAGCATCACCAGATTTTGTGACCAAGGCATCGTTGTTGGTGGTGCAACAACAGAGAATAAGAGGGAGGCTTGTTACACATAATGTGAATGCCACTCCAGTGCCTAATCAAAGAGATCAGCTCCTACATGATGTTCCAATTCATGAAACCTTTAGTCCTTCATGTACTATTTCAGTGGACAAATATGACAAAATGTAG
- the LOC100779520 gene encoding uncharacterized protein, which yields MGKYLESAARLAELSRIVSSAAKPNRPKRALPRSPNRVATPRSANPFGVKVEPAKKMEPLEEEQQCRTPLAKVVSDCSKRWFQDTLKEAKAGDTTMQVLVGQMYYSGYGVARDPQKGHAWISKASRNRNSVWKLCGKRPGYRASDSDSCELEEKDKYFP from the exons atgggaaaatATCTTGAATCTGCGGCGAGGCTGGCGGAGCTATCGCGGATTGTGTCATCTGCTGCGAAGCCCAACAGGCCAAAGAGAGCGCTACCCAGATCGCCCAACCGTGTGGCGACTCCTCGAAGTGCGAACCCATTTGGTGTTAAGGTCGAACCTGCGAAAAAGATGGAACCTTTGGAAGAAGAACAACAATGTCGGACACCCCTCGCCAAGGTTGTCTCAGATTGCTCCAAGCGCTGGTTCCAGGACACCCTCAAGGAGGCTAAGGCTGGGGACACTACCATGCAGGTTTTGGTTGGTCAAATGTATTACTCTGGATATGGTGTTGCGAGGGATCCCCAAAag GGGCATGCTTGGATTAGTAAAGCATCAAGGAACCGAAATTCAGTTTGGAAATTGTGCGGTAAACGGCCAG GTTACAGAGCAAGTGATTCTGATTCATGTGAACTGgaggaaaaagataaatattttccttaa
- the PDH1 gene encoding prephenate dehydrogenase 1, producing MSTSSSSQSLKIGIVGFGNFGQFLAKTMIKQGHTLTATSRSDYSELCLQMGIHFFRDVSAFLTADIDVIVLCTSILSLSEVVGSMPLTSLKRPTLFVDVLSVKEHPRELLLRELPEDSDILCTHPMFGPQTAKNGWTDHTFMYDKVRIRDEVICSNFIQIFATEGCKMVQMSCEEHDRAAAKSQFITHTIGRTLGEMDIQSTPIDTKGFETLVKLKETMMRNSFDLYSGLFVYNRFARQELENLEHALHKVKETLMIQRTNGEQGHKRTES from the exons ATGTCAACCTCATCCTCTTCCCAAAGCCTCAAAATTGGCATAGTTGGATTCGGCAACTTTGGCCAGTTTCTGGCCAAGACAATGATAAAACAAGGCCACACTCTCACAGCAACTTCTCGATCTGATTACTCTGAACTTTGTCTCCAAATGGGCATCCATTTTTTCAG GGATGTCAGCGCATTCCTTACCGCAGACATAGATGTCATAGTGTTGTGCACATCGATATTATCGCTATCCGAGGTTGTCGGGTCAATGCCACTCACCTCCCTGAAGCGACCAACGCTCTTTGTTGATGTTCTTTCTGTCAAAGAGCACCCAAGAGAGCTTCTACTGCGAGAGTTGCCAGAGGATTCGGACATACTCTGCACGCACCCAATGTTTGGTCCTCAGACTGCCAAGAATGGATGGACAGATCACACTTTCATGTATGACAAAGTTCGGATAAGAGACGAAGTTATCTGCTCtaatttcatccaaatttttGCTACTGAG GGTTGCAAGATGGTACAGATGTCCTGTGAGGAACATGACAGAGCAGCTGCTAAGAGCCAATTTATCACTCACACAATTGGCAG GACACTGGGAGAAATGGATATTCAATCCACACCTATTGACACTAAGGGCTTCGAGACACTTGTTAAATTG AAGGAGACGATGATGAGAAATAGTTTTGATTTGTATAGTGGATTATTCGTGTATAACAGATTCGCCAGACAAGAG CTGGAAAACCTTGAACATGCCTTGCACAAAGTCAAAGAAACGCTGATGATACAAAGGACGAATGGGGAGCAGGGTCATAAAAGAACTGAAAGTTGa
- the WI12 gene encoding wound-inducible protein 12 encodes MRMLTGDSAADNSFRFVPQSIAAFGSTVIVEGCDSARNIAWVHAWTVTDGMITQIREYFNTALTVTRIHDSGEIVPARSGAGRLPCVWESSVSGRVGKSVPGLVLAI; translated from the coding sequence ATGCGCATGCTCACCGGCGACTCCGCCGCCGACAACTCCTTCCGATTCGTTCCGCAGTCCATCGCCGCCTTCGGCTCCACCGTCATCGTCGAGGGCTGCGACTCCGCCCGCAACATTGCCTGGGTCCACGCCTGGACCGTCACTGATGGGATGATCACTCAAATCAGAGAGTACTTCAACACCGCCCTCACCGTCACTCGCATCCACGATTCCGGCGAGATTGTTCCGGCCAGATCCGGCGCCGGCCGTTTGCCCTGCGTCTGGGAGAGCAGCGTCTCCGGTCGGGTCGGGAAATCCGTCCCCGGTTTGGTTCTcgcaatataa
- the LOC100778099 gene encoding PLAC8 superfamily protein precursor, with translation MMVVVILLHVNCFAQYALCGLNLGYKRSERPAIGVGICISFAIAGLYTILSPLGKDYDCEMDEEAQVQITASQGKEQLREKPTEKKYSFASKDQQRVVENRPKWSGGILDIWNDISLAYLSLFCTFCVLGWNMKRLGFGNMYVHIAIFMLFCMAPFWIFLLASVNIDDDNVRQALAAVGIILCFLGLLYGGFWRIQMRKRFNLPAYDFCFGKPSASDCTLWLPCCWCSLAQEARTRNNYDLVEDKFSRKETDTSDQPSISPLAREDVVSTRSGTSSPMGSTSNSSPYMMKTSSSPNSSNVLKGYYSPDKMLSTLNEDNCERGQDGTMNPLYAQK, from the coding sequence ATGATGGTAGTTGTCATTCTCCTTCATGTTAACTGTTTTGCTCAATATGCACTTTGTGGTCTAAACTTAGGGTATAAAAGGTCCGAGAGACCTGCCATTGGAGTTGGAATATGCATATCTTTTGCAATTGCTGGTTTGTACACCATTCTTAGCCCACTTGGGAAGGACTATGATTGTGAGATGGATGAAGAAGCACAGGTTCAAATTACAGCTTCTCAAGGGAAAGAGCAGCTGAGAGAGAAACCAACTGAGAAGAAATATTCATTTGCATCCAAAGATCAACAAAGGGTTGTTGAAAATAGACCAAAGTGGAGTGGAGGAATACTTGACATTTGGAACGATATTTCCTTAGCATATCTCTCActtttctgcaccttttgtgtgCTTGGGTGGAATATGAAGAGGCTTGGCTTTGGAAACATGTATGTTCACATTGCCATTTTTATGCTGTTCTGTATGGCTCCTTTCTGgatttttcttttggcttccgtTAACATAGATGATGACAATGTTAGGCAGGCTCTAGCAGCTGTTGGAAtcattctttgttttcttggtttatTGTATGGTGGATTTTGGAGGATCCAAATGAGAAAGAGGTTCAATTTACCAGCCTATGACTTCTGTTTTGGCAAACCTTCAGCTTCTGATTGCACACTTTGGCTACCCTGTTGCTGGTGCTCTCTCGCTCAAGAAGCGCGTACCAGGAATAACTATGATCTTGTAGAAGATAAATTCTCAAGGAAAGAAACTGATACTAGTGATCAACCATCAATTTCACCTTTGGCTCGTGAAGATGTAGTGTCAACCAGATCTGGCACAAGTTCTCCTATGGGTAGCACTAGCAACTCTTCCCCTTATATGATGAAAACATCTAGTTCTCCAAATTCAAGCAATGTCTTAAAGGGATATTACAGTCCAGATAAGATGCTATCAACTTTGAATGAAGACAATTGTGAAAGAGGTCAAGATGGAACAATGAACCCCTTATATgcacaaaaataa
- the LOC100779174 gene encoding copper transport protein CCH has product MANVVEVKVGLHCDDCIKKILKAIKKIEDIETYNVDTKLNKVIVTGNVTTDQVIKVLQKIGKNATAGEDTQTNK; this is encoded by the exons ATGGCAAAT GTTGTGGAAGTGAAAGTCGGTTTGCACTGTGATGATTGTATCAAGAAAATCCTCAAGGCCATCAAGAAAATTGAag ATATTGAAACTTATAACGTGGACACAAAGCTGAACAAGGTCATTGTTACGGGAAACGTGACAACAGATCAAGTGATCAAAGTCCTTCAAAAAATTGGCAAGAATGCAACTGCCGGGGAAGATACTCAAACCAATAAGTGA